A section of the Paenibacillus segetis genome encodes:
- a CDS encoding NADH-dependent [FeFe] hydrogenase, group A6, with product MDTVKLKIDNIETEVPKGTTVLQAARELGIRIPTLCHLQDINHSSSCRVCLVEAGPRLIASCTLAAEDGMQIKTNTERVRKARKTTIELILSDHNRECTSCLRSRTCELQDVAYQAGVREVRYAGEKSNGWFDISSPSIARDMSKCLLCGRCVAMCSNVQTVGAIGFMNRGFDTMIGPALDKPIGESVCVNCGQCIMACPVGALQEREHIQDVWKALADPHKYVVVQTAPAVRVALGEEFGMPMGTRVTGKMVAALRRLGFDKVFDTDFGADLTIMEEGTELLHRVETGKGLPLMTSCCPGWVKFVEHFYPDMLDNLSSCKSPHEMEGAMIKSYFAEMMDIDPERIVVVSIMPCTAKKYEGERTELSNEGMQDVDYVLTTREIAQMIKEAGIDFANMRGETFDNPFGESSGAGVIFGTTGGVAEAALRTVFELVAGHELETVEYNAVRGMEGIKETVVELPGGKIIRTAVVHGLGNARKLMSMIQKGIRKYEFIEVMACEGGCICGGGQPMVDAKVREKVNVKAERARAIYAEDEAATIRKSHKNPYIQKIYQEFLDKPNSHKSHIYLHTHYLVRSRY from the coding sequence ATGGATACCGTAAAATTAAAGATTGATAATATTGAGACGGAAGTGCCAAAGGGGACGACGGTTCTTCAGGCTGCTCGCGAGCTGGGCATTCGTATCCCCACACTTTGTCATCTACAGGATATCAACCACTCGTCAAGCTGCCGTGTGTGCCTTGTAGAAGCTGGCCCTCGTCTGATCGCTTCCTGTACGCTTGCAGCCGAAGATGGCATGCAGATCAAGACCAATACAGAACGGGTGCGCAAAGCCCGTAAGACAACCATTGAGTTGATTCTATCCGACCACAACCGGGAGTGTACTTCCTGTTTACGTAGTCGAACCTGTGAGCTTCAAGATGTGGCTTATCAAGCCGGGGTGCGTGAGGTGCGTTATGCAGGGGAGAAATCCAATGGATGGTTTGATATTTCCTCTCCATCGATCGCAAGGGATATGTCCAAATGTTTGCTCTGCGGGCGTTGTGTGGCCATGTGTAGCAATGTGCAGACTGTAGGGGCGATCGGTTTTATGAATCGTGGCTTCGATACGATGATTGGCCCTGCATTAGATAAACCGATTGGTGAATCAGTCTGTGTTAACTGTGGGCAGTGCATTATGGCTTGTCCAGTTGGGGCACTACAGGAGCGGGAGCACATACAGGATGTTTGGAAAGCGCTTGCGGATCCGCATAAATACGTCGTTGTTCAGACTGCACCTGCGGTGCGTGTTGCTTTAGGTGAAGAATTTGGCATGCCGATGGGTACCCGAGTGACAGGTAAAATGGTGGCGGCTCTGCGTAGGCTTGGTTTTGACAAGGTGTTTGATACGGATTTTGGTGCGGATTTGACCATTATGGAGGAAGGTACTGAGTTACTTCATCGGGTGGAGACCGGTAAAGGATTACCACTCATGACTTCCTGTTGCCCAGGATGGGTGAAATTCGTCGAGCATTTCTACCCAGATATGCTAGATAACCTCTCAAGCTGTAAATCACCACATGAGATGGAAGGCGCAATGATTAAGAGTTATTTTGCAGAAATGATGGACATTGATCCTGAGCGGATTGTGGTTGTGTCGATTATGCCATGTACCGCGAAAAAGTATGAAGGGGAGCGGACAGAGTTATCCAATGAGGGCATGCAGGATGTTGATTATGTACTGACGACACGGGAAATTGCTCAAATGATTAAAGAAGCTGGCATTGACTTCGCTAATATGCGTGGCGAAACGTTTGATAATCCGTTTGGCGAGTCGTCCGGCGCTGGCGTTATTTTTGGCACAACGGGCGGTGTGGCTGAAGCTGCTTTGCGTACAGTCTTTGAACTCGTTGCAGGTCATGAGCTAGAGACTGTGGAGTATAATGCGGTGCGCGGAATGGAAGGAATTAAGGAAACGGTAGTTGAATTGCCTGGAGGTAAGATCATTCGTACCGCTGTTGTCCATGGACTGGGCAATGCTAGAAAGCTAATGTCGATGATCCAAAAGGGGATTCGCAAATACGAGTTTATTGAAGTTATGGCTTGCGAAGGTGGTTGCATTTGCGGCGGTGGACAACCGATGGTTGATGCTAAGGTGAGGGAAAAAGTTAATGTGAAGGCGGAGCGGGCTAGAGCGATCTATGCTGAGGATGAGGCAGCCACGATCAGAAAGTCGCACAAGAATCCATATATCCAAAAGATTTATCAAGAGTTTCTAGATAAGCCGAATAGTCATAAGAGCCACATCTATCTGCACACCCATTACTTGGTGCGCTCCCGTTATTAG
- the nuoF gene encoding NADH-quinone oxidoreductase subunit NuoF, translating to MKTLINLESIRTAGLGLVDRRRLGEVSSVGVAERSVMICGGTGCASSDAMQIVDAFIQEVSSQGIEDKVEIVRTGCFGLCELGPVVIIYPDEVFYSRVSLEDVAEIVEEHLLKGQFVERLVYQQSMENGVIKPLHDVDFFRKQKRIALRNCGTIDPEEINEYIAVSGYQALHKVLTKMQPADVVREVREAGLRGRGGGGFPTGIKWETAAKQQNAHKYVICNADEGDPGAFMDRSILEGDPHSVLEGMALAGYAIGADHGFIYLRAEYPIAVKRVQIAIKQAREYGLLGEDLFGSGFSFDVSIRLGAGAFVCGEETALMNSIEGRRGMPNPKPPFPAVSGLWGKPTVINNVETLANVPIILLQGADWYAGIGTEKSKGTKVFALGGKVVNTGLVEVPMGITLRDVIYEIGGGIPGGKAFKAVQTGGPSGGCLTSEHLDRQIDYDTLLSLGSMMGSGGMLVMDEETCMVDVARYYLDFTRDESCGKCAPCRIGTKRLLEILDKITEGKGTLQDLDKLEELSEQIKAASLCGLGQTAPNPVLSTLKYFRDEYIAHVIDKKCPSGVCRSLLTYYIEAEKCRGCGLCARKCPSNAITGKLKEPYVIDLQACIKCGICFESCKFTAIYKS from the coding sequence ATGAAAACGCTGATTAATCTGGAAAGTATTCGCACAGCGGGTCTAGGCCTGGTCGACAGGCGGAGATTAGGTGAAGTCAGTTCGGTTGGCGTAGCCGAGCGATCCGTTATGATCTGCGGAGGTACGGGATGTGCGTCTTCGGATGCAATGCAAATTGTTGATGCGTTCATACAGGAAGTATCCAGCCAAGGAATCGAAGATAAGGTTGAAATCGTTCGTACAGGTTGTTTTGGCCTCTGTGAATTAGGACCAGTCGTTATTATTTACCCCGATGAGGTTTTCTACAGCCGCGTAAGCCTAGAGGATGTAGCTGAAATCGTCGAGGAGCATCTTCTTAAGGGACAATTTGTGGAACGGCTGGTATACCAGCAATCGATGGAAAATGGGGTGATTAAGCCACTGCATGACGTTGATTTTTTCCGCAAGCAGAAACGCATTGCCTTACGTAATTGCGGCACCATTGATCCTGAAGAGATTAACGAGTACATCGCTGTAAGCGGATACCAAGCATTACACAAAGTGCTTACTAAGATGCAGCCAGCAGATGTGGTACGCGAAGTGAGAGAAGCGGGGTTGCGAGGACGGGGGGGTGGCGGTTTTCCTACCGGGATAAAATGGGAAACTGCGGCTAAACAGCAGAATGCACACAAATATGTGATCTGTAATGCCGATGAAGGTGATCCTGGTGCATTTATGGACCGCTCTATCTTGGAGGGGGATCCGCACTCGGTATTGGAGGGTATGGCGCTTGCTGGTTATGCAATTGGTGCAGATCATGGATTTATTTATTTGCGGGCCGAATACCCAATTGCGGTGAAACGGGTTCAAATTGCGATAAAGCAAGCCAGAGAGTATGGTCTCTTGGGAGAGGATCTGTTTGGTTCGGGCTTTTCGTTTGATGTCAGTATCCGCCTGGGGGCCGGGGCTTTTGTCTGTGGGGAAGAAACGGCGCTGATGAATTCCATTGAAGGAAGACGTGGTATGCCTAATCCTAAGCCACCATTTCCAGCCGTAAGTGGCCTATGGGGGAAACCTACCGTCATCAACAACGTGGAGACGCTGGCAAATGTGCCGATCATTTTGCTGCAAGGAGCTGATTGGTATGCCGGCATTGGTACAGAGAAGAGCAAAGGCACGAAAGTTTTTGCGCTTGGTGGTAAGGTCGTCAATACAGGGCTAGTGGAAGTGCCGATGGGTATCACCTTACGTGATGTGATATATGAAATCGGCGGAGGCATTCCTGGCGGGAAGGCATTTAAAGCAGTCCAAACGGGAGGACCCTCTGGGGGCTGTCTGACGAGTGAGCATCTGGATCGTCAAATTGATTACGATACGCTGCTTAGTCTCGGCTCGATGATGGGTTCCGGCGGTATGCTCGTGATGGACGAAGAGACTTGTATGGTCGACGTAGCTCGGTATTATTTGGATTTCACACGGGATGAATCCTGCGGGAAGTGTGCACCGTGTCGGATTGGGACGAAACGTCTGTTGGAAATCCTAGATAAAATCACGGAGGGAAAAGGGACGCTACAGGACCTGGATAAATTGGAGGAACTGTCCGAACAAATTAAGGCGGCTTCACTTTGTGGGCTGGGCCAGACCGCTCCTAACCCGGTGTTATCCACCTTGAAATATTTCCGTGACGAATATATTGCGCATGTCATTGATAAGAAATGTCCGTCCGGGGTATGTCGCTCACTGCTCACCTATTACATTGAGGCTGAGAAATGTAGAGGTTGTGGGTTATGTGCACGCAAATGTCCGTCGAATGCCATTACTGGTAAGTTGAAAGAGCCGTACGTGATTGATCTGCAAGCCTGCATCAAGTGTGGAATCTGTTTTGAGAGCTGCAAGTTTACAGCTATTTATAAAAGCTAA
- a CDS encoding HU family DNA-binding protein: protein MNKTDLINNISSKSGLTKKDVESVLNGFLGEITDALAGGDKVQLIGFGTFETRQRSGRTGRNPQTGKTIEIPASNVPAFKAGNKLKEAVK, encoded by the coding sequence ATGAACAAGACAGACCTTATCAACAACATTTCCAGCAAAAGTGGCTTGACCAAAAAAGACGTTGAATCTGTATTGAACGGATTCCTCGGTGAAATAACCGATGCTCTTGCAGGCGGAGACAAGGTCCAATTGATCGGCTTTGGTACTTTCGAAACTCGCCAACGTTCAGGTCGTACAGGCCGCAACCCACAAACAGGTAAAACGATCGAAATCCCTGCATCGAATGTTCCAGCTTTCAAAGCAGGCAACAAACTTAAAGAAGCTGTAAAATAA
- a CDS encoding RNA-binding S4 domain-containing protein translates to MRLDKFLKVSRLIKRRTVAKDISEQGRVLINGRESKPSSTVKVGDQITVQFGQKLVTVAVERLAETTRKEDAATMYTLVKEEPIVKDNGLDWS, encoded by the coding sequence ATGCGTCTTGATAAATTCCTGAAGGTGTCGCGGTTAATCAAGCGTCGCACGGTGGCGAAGGATATTTCTGAACAGGGAAGAGTCCTTATCAACGGGCGTGAATCCAAACCGAGTAGTACGGTTAAAGTGGGCGATCAAATCACCGTTCAATTTGGCCAAAAGCTGGTGACGGTTGCTGTCGAACGACTCGCCGAAACAACTCGTAAGGAAGACGCTGCTACCATGTATACCTTGGTTAAGGAAGAACCAATTGTGAAGGATAACGGTCTAGACTGGTCCTAA
- a CDS encoding thiamine pyrophosphate-dependent enzyme, producing MSITEDKISALALAEQLVAFESGNEAAAMAATQINYHVMGYFPITPSTEIAQILDQKKAQGLHDIKLIAADGEHGSAGICYGAALSGARVINATSANGFLYMIEQLPVQSGTRFPMVLNLVTRAISGPLDIRGDHSDLYYALNTGWLILTASTPQAVYDMNIIALKLSEHADVRLPVIVAYDGFFTSHQKRKLSYFSDGRTVRAFVGELPPAGFDDVVDPAHPVTIGAHMNGDDLLNNHYQLSCAMDRAAEVYQQIAGEYGHLAGRNYEALELYCMDDADVAVFLLNSAAESAKDIVDKLRAEGVKAGLIRPNIIRPFPAEELRSALRGVKALLVGERADSYGGQGGNMTHEVRSALKLDPNNETIVLSRVFGLGGKDFYPDDAEAFFRLAIEAMEQGKAEVPFDYYGHTPGDPDKQLQPVLTPSYGDAYNSGLIQVNPDEATGKLRVKMPPLRSLTSKPKRLAPGHGACPGCSAISSLELFYKGIEGDVVTLIQTGCSYVVTAGYPYTSHKQTFIHNLFQNGAATVSGVVEAFWERKRRGEIDVSDNVTFIMVTGDGGMDIGMGPAIGAALRNHKMIILEYDNEGYMNTGSQLSYSTPLGHQTSTSGVGKKQKGKAFHHKDTPQIMAATHIPYVFTGAESNPQDLVMKAAKAQWYAQNEGLVYGKVLSTCPLNWRSEDELGTQILKTAVDSCFFPLYEIEHGITNITYNPEAKNARVPVVEWLKMMGKTKHMLNDSELLSAFEEEIERRWEQLKLKHESPLL from the coding sequence ATGTCGATAACAGAAGACAAAATTTCTGCCTTAGCATTGGCAGAGCAACTCGTCGCATTTGAGTCGGGTAACGAAGCCGCAGCGATGGCTGCAACGCAGATTAATTATCATGTTATGGGTTATTTTCCGATTACTCCATCCACGGAGATTGCACAAATTTTGGACCAGAAGAAAGCGCAGGGTTTGCATGACATCAAGCTGATTGCAGCGGATGGTGAACATGGCTCGGCGGGGATTTGCTATGGTGCGGCTTTGAGTGGGGCTCGGGTTATCAATGCAACCAGTGCCAATGGATTTTTGTATATGATCGAGCAACTCCCCGTGCAATCAGGCACGCGTTTTCCTATGGTACTCAACCTGGTCACGCGCGCGATCAGCGGCCCGCTCGACATTCGTGGGGATCACTCCGATCTGTATTATGCGCTGAACACAGGTTGGCTCATTTTAACCGCTAGTACACCGCAAGCCGTATACGACATGAACATTATCGCTTTGAAGCTTTCGGAGCATGCCGATGTACGTCTGCCTGTCATCGTTGCTTATGATGGCTTTTTCACATCACATCAAAAACGGAAGCTGAGCTATTTTTCAGATGGCCGTACCGTTCGCGCTTTCGTAGGGGAACTGCCACCAGCCGGCTTTGATGATGTAGTTGATCCGGCTCATCCAGTTACGATTGGCGCCCATATGAACGGTGATGATCTACTGAACAATCATTATCAATTATCCTGCGCTATGGATCGAGCGGCTGAGGTATATCAACAGATTGCGGGCGAATACGGGCACTTAGCGGGCCGTAATTATGAGGCGTTGGAGTTATATTGTATGGATGACGCTGATGTAGCGGTATTCCTCCTGAACTCGGCTGCGGAATCAGCCAAAGATATCGTTGATAAATTACGTGCCGAAGGAGTTAAAGCAGGGCTTATCCGTCCGAATATCATCAGACCATTTCCAGCAGAGGAATTGCGGTCAGCACTGCGAGGAGTCAAAGCACTTTTGGTTGGCGAACGGGCGGATTCCTACGGTGGACAAGGCGGCAATATGACTCATGAGGTGCGATCAGCCTTGAAATTGGACCCGAATAACGAAACGATTGTACTTTCTCGTGTATTTGGACTCGGTGGGAAGGATTTCTATCCGGATGATGCTGAAGCCTTTTTCCGGCTGGCCATTGAGGCCATGGAACAAGGTAAAGCAGAGGTTCCTTTTGATTATTACGGGCATACGCCAGGCGATCCCGACAAGCAGCTACAACCCGTGTTAACACCAAGCTATGGGGATGCCTATAATAGCGGGCTGATTCAAGTGAATCCAGACGAAGCAACAGGAAAGCTGAGAGTTAAGATGCCACCGCTGCGTAGCCTGACGTCCAAGCCAAAACGGTTAGCCCCAGGTCATGGTGCTTGCCCGGGTTGTAGTGCAATCTCATCTCTAGAGTTGTTCTATAAGGGGATCGAGGGTGATGTGGTTACGCTGATTCAGACCGGATGCTCCTATGTTGTTACCGCGGGGTATCCATATACTTCACACAAACAGACCTTTATTCACAACCTATTCCAAAATGGAGCGGCCACCGTCTCAGGCGTTGTGGAAGCATTCTGGGAACGCAAACGTCGTGGTGAAATTGATGTGTCTGATAATGTAACCTTCATCATGGTGACGGGTGACGGCGGTATGGATATCGGGATGGGGCCAGCCATCGGGGCCGCTTTGCGTAATCATAAGATGATTATCCTGGAATACGACAATGAAGGTTACATGAATACCGGCTCCCAGCTTTCTTATTCCACGCCGCTAGGTCATCAGACCAGTACGTCTGGTGTAGGTAAGAAGCAAAAGGGCAAGGCGTTTCACCATAAAGACACGCCACAGATTATGGCGGCAACCCACATTCCTTATGTATTCACTGGAGCAGAATCCAATCCACAGGACCTGGTCATGAAAGCGGCTAAGGCTCAGTGGTACGCGCAGAATGAAGGTCTTGTCTATGGCAAGGTGTTAAGCACCTGTCCACTAAACTGGCGTTCCGAGGATGAACTGGGTACTCAAATTCTTAAAACCGCAGTGGATTCCTGCTTCTTCCCACTGTATGAGATTGAGCATGGAATAACCAATATCACTTATAACCCGGAAGCAAAGAATGCACGTGTTCCCGTTGTTGAATGGCTCAAGATGATGGGCAAGACGAAGCATATGCTGAACGATTCAGAACTGTTGTCTGCTTTTGAAGAGGAAATTGAGCGGCGGTGGGAGCAGCTGAAGCTCAAGCATGAAAGCCCACTGCTATAG
- the nuoE gene encoding NADH-quinone oxidoreductase subunit NuoE yields the protein MEDTCCCQGEQSNERLDKVKEVIEQFRMLQGALIPVLHEIQDIFGYLPEEALRIVSSELDMPMAEIYGVATFYSFFSLEPKGEHVIRVCMGTACYIKGAQAVLDRLSQELNIPVQGTTPDGKFTLDATRCLGACGLAPVMTIGEKVFGRLTPKEIPKILKQMRTPVEAH from the coding sequence ATGGAAGACACATGCTGCTGCCAAGGTGAGCAGTCGAATGAACGTCTTGATAAGGTAAAAGAGGTCATTGAACAGTTTCGAATGCTGCAAGGAGCACTTATACCGGTACTGCATGAAATACAGGATATTTTCGGGTATTTACCTGAAGAGGCGCTTCGGATTGTTTCTAGTGAATTGGATATGCCGATGGCGGAAATTTATGGAGTAGCTACGTTTTATTCCTTTTTCTCGCTAGAACCTAAGGGTGAACACGTGATCCGCGTCTGTATGGGAACCGCTTGTTATATCAAAGGAGCGCAGGCCGTGTTAGATCGACTTAGTCAGGAATTGAACATTCCGGTTCAAGGCACTACCCCTGATGGCAAATTTACTCTTGATGCAACCCGCTGTCTTGGTGCCTGCGGACTGGCACCGGTAATGACTATTGGTGAGAAAGTATTTGGTAGATTAACGCCAAAAGAGATTCCGAAAATACTAAAACAGATGCGAACACCTGTGGAAGCGCACTAG
- the mazG gene encoding nucleoside triphosphate pyrophosphohydrolase, whose translation MSGNITVIGLGSGDPDRLTLGSLKQLQNAQQRFVRTKDHPVVSWLEETGVSFSSFDTVYEEKADFPSVYEEITERLIASARGNDIVYAVPGHPMVAEATVKLLRSRCPEEEITLSIIGGESFLDEAFLRFGFDPIEGFQLLDSSGLSPANIDPRMHTLIGQVYDVFTASEVKLSLMEVYPDDYEVVIGHALGVAGQEQMIKVPLYELDRTEGYGNLSLVYVPASNDDSLRIRSFQRLHEIVDILRSPEGCPWDREQTHQSIRKNLIEETYEVLETIDDDDPDHMREELGDLLLQIMLHSQMEEETGAFTVYDVIQELNEKLVYRHPHVFGELSAEDAEAALNNWEAMKAEEKRRKGIEPERLSVLDGVPRDLPALMKAYKLQKKAAKSGFDWDHIDGAWSKIEEELGELKEAVQGGMDPLEQTRELGDVLFSIVNVARFIGVDPEEALSLTILKFVRRFNYVEEILRERGKTPKESNLAEMDALWDEAKNKGIQ comes from the coding sequence ATGAGCGGAAACATTACAGTAATCGGCTTAGGCTCGGGCGATCCTGATCGATTGACCCTGGGAAGCTTGAAACAGCTTCAAAATGCGCAGCAGCGTTTCGTTCGTACAAAAGACCACCCGGTCGTATCTTGGTTAGAGGAGACGGGTGTGAGCTTCTCATCGTTTGATACCGTGTACGAGGAGAAGGCAGATTTCCCTTCGGTCTACGAGGAAATCACAGAGCGATTAATCGCGAGTGCAAGGGGTAATGATATTGTATACGCGGTTCCTGGGCATCCGATGGTAGCGGAAGCTACGGTGAAGTTATTGCGGAGCCGTTGCCCCGAGGAAGAGATTACACTGAGTATCATTGGGGGAGAGAGCTTCCTTGACGAAGCTTTTCTGCGGTTTGGTTTTGACCCTATTGAGGGTTTTCAATTGCTCGATTCTTCAGGATTATCGCCTGCCAATATAGATCCGCGGATGCATACGCTTATTGGACAAGTTTACGACGTCTTTACGGCTTCGGAAGTGAAGCTCAGCCTGATGGAAGTGTATCCTGATGATTATGAAGTTGTCATCGGACATGCACTTGGTGTAGCGGGTCAGGAGCAAATGATTAAGGTACCGCTCTATGAGCTTGATCGGACGGAAGGGTACGGTAATCTGTCTCTCGTATACGTCCCAGCGAGTAACGATGATAGTTTGCGTATTCGTAGTTTTCAAAGGTTACATGAGATTGTCGACATTCTCCGTAGCCCAGAGGGTTGCCCGTGGGACCGTGAGCAAACCCATCAATCGATTCGTAAGAATCTAATTGAGGAGACCTATGAGGTGCTAGAGACGATCGATGACGATGATCCCGATCATATGCGAGAGGAACTCGGTGATTTGCTGCTGCAAATTATGCTTCACTCGCAGATGGAAGAGGAGACCGGCGCTTTTACCGTATATGATGTGATCCAAGAGCTAAATGAAAAACTAGTATATCGTCATCCTCACGTATTTGGAGAATTGAGCGCAGAGGATGCTGAGGCAGCGCTGAATAACTGGGAGGCCATGAAGGCTGAGGAGAAGCGGCGGAAAGGAATCGAGCCAGAGAGACTTTCAGTACTGGATGGCGTACCTCGAGATTTGCCAGCTTTGATGAAAGCATATAAACTACAGAAGAAGGCGGCCAAGTCAGGGTTTGATTGGGATCATATTGATGGCGCGTGGTCCAAGATCGAGGAAGAATTGGGCGAACTTAAGGAAGCAGTGCAAGGTGGGATGGATCCATTAGAGCAGACACGAGAGCTTGGGGATGTGTTGTTCTCGATTGTGAATGTAGCTCGGTTCATCGGGGTTGATCCCGAAGAGGCGTTGTCTCTGACCATTCTTAAATTTGTGCGACGGTTTAATTATGTAGAGGAAATCCTACGTGAGCGTGGCAAGACACCGAAGGAGAGCAACTTGGCTGAAATGGATGCTTTATGGGATGAAGCCAAGAACAAAGGGATACAATAA
- the hydE gene encoding [FeFe] hydrogenase H-cluster radical SAM maturase HydE: MKQLVQKLYSCGELSQEEVVHLLHNLGPESRDELFRYAHMKRIERYGDKVFMRGLIEFSSFCRQNCLYCGLRASNVAAERYRLQPVQILDCCQEGYDLGFRTFVLQSGEDYWYTETILVDLVRSVKVRFPDTALTLSIGERDEETYQSLYEAGADRFLLRHETASRNLYKKLHPTMSFDNRRKCLATLQRIGYQVGAGFMVGLPGQTVADLAEDLLYLRALNPDMIGIGPFIPHDDTPLRDESAGSLEDTLVMVALARLFVPDALIPATTALGSLDVMGRERALKVGANVVMPNLSPVTVRKKYALYNNKICTGEESAECRHCLELRIRAAGFFVDMGRGDSLKSVTVKP, from the coding sequence ATGAAACAGTTGGTACAAAAGCTGTACTCTTGCGGAGAACTGTCCCAAGAGGAAGTCGTCCATCTGCTGCATAATCTTGGCCCTGAGTCTCGTGATGAGCTTTTTCGTTATGCCCACATGAAGCGAATAGAGCGATATGGAGATAAGGTATTTATGCGCGGTTTGATCGAGTTTTCTAGTTTCTGCAGGCAGAATTGTCTGTATTGTGGACTTCGCGCAAGCAATGTAGCAGCCGAAAGGTATCGTTTACAGCCAGTGCAGATACTAGATTGCTGTCAGGAAGGGTACGACCTTGGATTTCGTACGTTTGTCCTGCAGAGCGGAGAGGATTATTGGTATACAGAGACAATCCTTGTTGACCTAGTTAGGTCCGTTAAGGTGAGATTTCCTGATACGGCGCTCACTTTGTCCATTGGGGAACGGGACGAAGAAACATATCAGAGCTTGTATGAAGCGGGTGCGGATCGTTTTTTACTTCGTCATGAAACCGCTTCCCGAAATCTCTACAAGAAACTCCATCCCACGATGTCTTTTGACAATCGACGTAAGTGCCTGGCGACACTGCAGCGAATCGGCTATCAGGTGGGAGCTGGTTTCATGGTTGGGTTGCCTGGTCAGACCGTAGCGGATTTAGCAGAAGACCTCTTGTATTTAAGAGCTTTGAACCCAGACATGATCGGCATTGGTCCTTTTATTCCTCATGACGATACACCGCTAAGAGATGAGAGCGCCGGTTCGCTGGAAGACACCTTAGTGATGGTTGCCCTCGCTCGCCTGTTTGTGCCGGATGCGCTTATACCAGCTACGACAGCCCTTGGCTCCTTGGATGTAATGGGTAGGGAAAGAGCGTTGAAGGTTGGAGCAAATGTAGTTATGCCGAACTTGTCACCTGTGACTGTTCGTAAAAAATATGCCCTGTATAACAACAAGATCTGCACCGGAGAGGAGTCGGCAGAGTGTAGACACTGCCTTGAGCTTCGCATTAGAGCAGCGGGCTTCTTCGTGGATATGGGGAGGGGGGATAGTCTTAAGTCGGTTACAGTCAAACCATAG
- a CDS encoding 2-oxoacid:acceptor oxidoreductase family protein encodes MSILTKTNELWFFEIRLESIGGMGANLAGKMLAESGVLGLGLNGTNFSSYGSEKKGSPVKSFVRFCQPDVEIRDHSPIEQPDVIGLFHEALHTTVNVLSGLKPGGVVLVNSTRSFEEIRRDLQFPYGTLALIDAMGIAIDERTRVNTSMLGALFRICDFLDPDTMRQVIRQTFEKKYPHLVEPNLRTFERGYQEVRFQTIEALTDAAGMKFERPEPLLGYETQVLGGLIRTQGNSMLKDLSGSRQGYLPELDLASCIHCANCDSVCPDLCFVWESGEDKRGRQQMFLKGIDYQYCKGCLKCVEICPTGSLSSLREEVGYADNHRVAHVFN; translated from the coding sequence ATGAGCATATTGACCAAAACAAATGAGCTCTGGTTTTTCGAAATCCGTCTGGAATCCATCGGCGGGATGGGAGCTAATTTAGCTGGAAAAATGCTGGCGGAATCCGGGGTGCTGGGGCTCGGTTTAAATGGGACTAATTTTTCGTCTTATGGCTCGGAAAAGAAAGGGTCTCCCGTCAAGAGTTTTGTACGCTTCTGCCAACCTGATGTTGAAATTCGTGATCATAGTCCAATTGAGCAGCCGGATGTGATCGGTTTGTTCCATGAAGCGCTGCATACCACCGTCAATGTATTAAGTGGATTGAAACCGGGGGGTGTCGTCCTGGTAAATTCGACCCGGAGCTTTGAGGAGATTCGGCGCGATTTACAGTTTCCCTATGGAACACTTGCCTTGATTGATGCGATGGGCATTGCAATTGATGAGCGCACTAGGGTGAATACATCTATGCTGGGTGCTCTTTTCCGCATCTGTGATTTTCTAGATCCAGATACGATGCGCCAGGTCATTCGCCAGACATTCGAGAAGAAATATCCGCATTTAGTAGAGCCTAATTTACGCACGTTTGAGCGAGGATATCAGGAGGTAAGATTTCAGACGATTGAAGCACTCACTGATGCCGCCGGCATGAAATTTGAGCGGCCGGAGCCTTTGCTTGGATATGAGACACAGGTACTTGGGGGACTTATTCGCACACAAGGTAACAGCATGCTGAAAGATTTGAGCGGCTCACGCCAAGGTTATTTACCTGAACTAGATTTAGCTTCGTGCATTCATTGCGCTAATTGCGATTCGGTTTGTCCTGATTTGTGTTTTGTATGGGAGTCAGGGGAGGACAAACGGGGGCGGCAGCAGATGTTCTTGAAAGGGATTGACTATCAATATTGCAAGGGCTGTTTGAAGTGTGTGGAAATCTGTCCGACGGGGTCATTGTCATCACTCCGGGAAGAGGTCGGGTACGCCGACAATCACCGCGTTGCCCACGTATTTAATTAA